A window of the Helianthus annuus cultivar XRQ/B chromosome 4, HanXRQr2.0-SUNRISE, whole genome shotgun sequence genome harbors these coding sequences:
- the LOC110936168 gene encoding uncharacterized protein LOC110936168 yields MASFDSSRVEISRVKPTASDDTNPPISEYHPHTSDNTYLGGPAAAKPVYAINPIESCKIVYTTVDSRHSLHGFEIPTLDYQLMLRFHLGMHMGMSIYLTNRCRLTLLRLVQHPQIQNNLNCSSFGLRLKERLWLLYILHPMAPHIGYLKLMLNTDLKLQSIRLVTKGWQQTKGLGWRTTTKK; encoded by the exons ATGGCGTCCTTTGATTCATCCCGTGTTGAAATATCTCGTGTTAAACCTACCGCATCCGATGATACTAACCCACCAATATCTGAATATCATCCTCATACATCTGATAATACCTATCTTGGTGGTCCAGCTGCTGCCAAACCCGTATATGCTATCAATCCAATTGAAAGTTGCAAAATTGTGTACACAACAGTTGATAGTCGACATTCCCTTCATGGATTTGAAATACCTACTCTTGATTACCAGCTAATGTTACGGTTTCATCTGGGAATGCATATGGGAATGTCAATATATCTGACCAATCGTTGTCGATTGACACTACTTCGACTGGTACAACACCCACAAATACAGAACAACCTCAATTGCAGTTCATTCGGTTTGAGACTTAAG GAACGGTTATGGCTGCTATACATTCTACACCCAATGGCACCCCATATTGGATACTTGAAGTTGATGTTGAATACAGACTTGAAGTTGCAGTCCATTCGACTTGTGACTAAAG GATGGCAGCAAACAAAGGGGCTTGGGTGGCGGACAACTACAAAAAAATAG